A genomic stretch from Bradyrhizobium sp. 195 includes:
- a CDS encoding methyl-accepting chemotaxis protein translates to MLSLAQNLRIATKLAIASAFAILLVLSMIASQLVGNGDVRRSNQAAFAQQELAREAVEAKLAVRSMQLAVRDIRLANNAGELQKASEALLERLGTLTKLAEAMLKLSQVSENRTRMEKLKSLGANYVKAAQQVAAIRGEAIAATGADTTARVAKLVEEAARLTREATLPLAAEMDQIASQIADLAKHRSEDEIALSLKEMASSEQIGMTVGAFAMLVLVGSWLMSFLTIARPIRALTVAMAKLAGGDFSVVLPGLGRKDEVGGVAAAVEKFKVVSEQKAREEAEAKLRQDQAAATQRKAEMHRLADGFEAAIGEIVDTVSSAATELEASASTLTSTAERGQELTTVVAAASEEASTNVQSVASATEELSSSITEISRQVQESARVASEAVNQARTTTDRVGELSAAATRIGDVVELINTIAGQTNLLALNATIEAARAGEAGRGFAVVASEVKALAEQTAKATGEIGQQIASIQSATEHSVGAIKDISHTIEKLSEISSTIAAAVEEQGAATQEISRNVQQAAAGTHQVSSNITDVQRGASETGSASSQVLSAAQMLSGDSNRLKLEVSKFLGTVRAA, encoded by the coding sequence ATGTTGAGCCTTGCTCAGAATTTGCGGATCGCGACAAAGCTTGCGATCGCGTCGGCCTTCGCCATCCTGCTGGTCCTTTCCATGATAGCAAGCCAGCTTGTCGGCAACGGCGATGTGCGCCGTTCCAATCAGGCTGCATTCGCGCAACAGGAATTGGCGCGCGAGGCGGTGGAAGCCAAGCTTGCGGTGCGCAGCATGCAGCTCGCCGTCCGGGACATTCGGCTGGCCAACAACGCAGGCGAATTGCAGAAGGCGAGCGAGGCTCTCCTCGAACGACTTGGAACGTTGACCAAGCTTGCCGAAGCGATGTTGAAGCTGTCGCAGGTGTCCGAAAATCGGACGCGGATGGAGAAGCTCAAGAGTCTCGGTGCGAATTATGTCAAGGCGGCCCAGCAGGTGGCTGCGATCCGCGGCGAGGCAATTGCCGCGACGGGAGCGGATACGACTGCCCGTGTCGCGAAGCTCGTCGAAGAAGCGGCGCGTCTTACCCGCGAAGCGACGCTGCCGCTTGCGGCCGAAATGGATCAGATTGCCAGCCAGATCGCCGATCTTGCCAAACACAGGAGTGAAGACGAGATTGCCCTCTCTCTCAAGGAGATGGCGTCGAGCGAGCAAATCGGGATGACGGTCGGCGCATTCGCCATGCTCGTCCTCGTCGGCTCCTGGCTGATGTCCTTTCTGACCATCGCACGGCCGATTCGTGCGCTGACCGTAGCCATGGCCAAGCTCGCGGGCGGCGATTTCTCCGTGGTGCTGCCCGGTCTCGGCCGCAAGGACGAAGTCGGTGGCGTGGCTGCGGCCGTCGAAAAGTTCAAGGTCGTGTCCGAACAGAAGGCGCGTGAGGAGGCCGAGGCCAAGCTAAGGCAGGATCAGGCAGCAGCCACGCAGCGCAAGGCCGAGATGCATAGGCTCGCCGACGGCTTCGAAGCTGCGATCGGGGAGATTGTCGATACTGTGTCCTCGGCTGCGACCGAACTGGAAGCCTCGGCGTCGACGCTGACGTCGACTGCGGAGCGCGGTCAGGAGCTCACCACTGTGGTGGCTGCCGCCTCTGAAGAGGCGTCCACCAACGTGCAGTCGGTGGCCTCTGCGACAGAGGAGCTGTCGTCCTCGATCACGGAGATCAGCCGCCAGGTGCAGGAATCCGCGCGGGTCGCGAGTGAGGCGGTGAACCAGGCCCGCACCACGACGGATCGCGTCGGCGAGCTATCCGCAGCGGCAACGCGGATCGGCGACGTCGTCGAGTTGATCAACACCATCGCCGGCCAGACCAACCTGCTGGCACTCAACGCGACGATCGAGGCCGCGCGTGCCGGCGAGGCCGGGCGCGGCTTCGCCGTGGTCGCCTCCGAGGTCAAGGCGCTCGCCGAGCAGACTGCGAAGGCGACGGGTGAAATCGGGCAGCAGATCGCCAGCATCCAATCCGCGACCGAGCATTCGGTCGGCGCGATCAAGGACATCAGCCACACCATCGAGAAGCTGTCGGAGATCTCCTCGACCATCGCGGCCGCGGTGGAAGAGCAGGGCGCCGCAACGCAGGAAATTTCCCGCAACGTGCAGCAGGCGGCGGCAGGTACCCATCAGGTGTCCTCCAACATCACCGACGTGCAGCGCGGCGCGAGCGAGACAGGCTCGGCGTCCTCGCAGGTGCTGTCCGCCGCGCAGATGCTGTCCGGCGACAGCAATCGCCTCAAGCTCGAGGTCAGCAAGTTTCTCGGCACCGTGCGCGCCGCCTGA
- a CDS encoding methyl-accepting chemotaxis protein, protein MTFIQNLRIGTKLAITSALTIGLVALMIFLQMSGNAEVQKLGNEASGQQAIAQNAAEAKASVRGMQIGIRDILMASTPAEMQKAVTYFNDRQTAALKFSGEMAKLSRSAENHKRIDRLTALIGDYGKGQQQIEAVRKQELALDGKKDSEASAQLAKFASEVDRTRKETLAPINEEISELANQITEFAKQKSREARAEAEAEAVSVGRTSFVTGVLVALVLIGTCIFSVFSIARPMRALTVAMEKLAGGDFSVVLPGLGRKDEVGEVAGAVEKFKVVSEQKARAEADARMRQDQIAAEQRKAEMYRLADSFEGAVGEIVGTVSSASTELEGSATTLTSTAERTQELTTMVAAASEEASTNVQSVASATEELSSSITEISRQVQESARVASEAVSQARTTTDRVGELSKAAARIGDVVELINTIAGQTNLLALNATIEAARAGEAGRGFAVVASEVKALAEQTAKATGEIGQQIAGIQSATEQSVGAIRDISDTIEKLSEISSTIAAAVEEQGAATQEISRNVQQAAAGTHQVSSNITDVQRGASETGSASSQVLSAAQMLSGDSNRLKLEVSKFLGTVRAA, encoded by the coding sequence ATGACGTTCATTCAGAACCTGCGAATTGGCACCAAGCTCGCCATCACCTCCGCGCTGACCATCGGTCTCGTCGCGCTGATGATCTTCCTCCAGATGAGCGGAAATGCCGAAGTCCAGAAGCTCGGCAATGAAGCGTCGGGACAGCAGGCGATCGCGCAAAACGCCGCGGAAGCGAAGGCGTCGGTCCGGGGCATGCAGATCGGCATTCGCGATATCCTGATGGCGTCCACTCCGGCCGAGATGCAGAAGGCTGTCACCTATTTCAACGACCGGCAGACGGCGGCGCTGAAATTCTCCGGTGAGATGGCCAAGCTGTCGCGCTCGGCTGAAAATCACAAGCGGATCGATCGCCTGACCGCGCTGATCGGCGACTACGGGAAAGGTCAGCAGCAGATCGAGGCCGTCCGCAAGCAGGAACTCGCACTCGACGGGAAGAAGGACAGCGAAGCGTCGGCGCAGCTCGCAAAGTTCGCGTCTGAAGTCGATCGTACCCGCAAGGAGACGCTGGCGCCGATCAACGAAGAGATATCCGAGCTGGCAAACCAGATCACCGAATTCGCCAAGCAGAAGAGCCGCGAGGCGCGCGCCGAAGCGGAAGCCGAGGCCGTGTCGGTTGGCCGGACGTCGTTCGTCACCGGCGTGCTGGTCGCGCTGGTCCTGATCGGAACGTGCATCTTCTCCGTATTCAGCATCGCGCGGCCCATGCGCGCGCTGACGGTGGCGATGGAAAAGCTTGCCGGCGGCGATTTCTCGGTGGTGCTGCCCGGCCTCGGCCGCAAGGACGAGGTCGGCGAGGTCGCCGGTGCCGTGGAGAAATTCAAGGTCGTGTCGGAGCAGAAGGCGCGCGCGGAAGCGGACGCCAGGATGCGGCAGGATCAGATTGCGGCCGAGCAGCGCAAGGCCGAGATGTACAGGCTGGCCGACAGTTTCGAAGGCGCCGTCGGCGAGATCGTCGGGACGGTGTCGTCGGCCTCGACCGAGCTTGAGGGCTCCGCTACCACGTTGACGTCGACCGCCGAGCGTACACAAGAGCTCACCACCATGGTGGCGGCAGCATCGGAAGAAGCATCAACCAACGTGCAGTCGGTGGCATCCGCAACGGAGGAGCTTTCCTCCTCGATCACCGAGATCAGCCGGCAGGTGCAGGAATCCGCTCGCGTCGCCAGCGAGGCGGTCAGCCAGGCCCGCACCACGACGGACCGCGTCGGCGAATTGTCCAAGGCGGCGGCGCGCATCGGTGACGTGGTCGAGCTGATCAACACCATCGCCGGCCAGACCAATCTGCTGGCGCTAAATGCAACCATCGAGGCCGCTCGCGCCGGCGAGGCCGGACGCGGCTTTGCCGTCGTCGCCTCCGAGGTCAAGGCGCTCGCCGAGCAGACCGCGAAGGCGACCGGTGAGATCGGGCAGCAGATCGCCGGCATCCAATCCGCGACCGAGCAATCGGTTGGCGCGATCAGGGACATCAGCGACACTATCGAGAAGCTGTCGGAGATCTCTTCGACCATCGCGGCCGCCGTCGAGGAGCAGGGCGCGGCGACGCAGGAAATTTCCCGCAACGTGCAGCAGGCGGCGGCAGGCACTCATCAGGTGTCGTCCAACATCACCGACGTGCAGCGCGGCGCGAGCGAGACAGGCTCGGCGTCCTCGCAGGTGCTGTCCGCCGCGCAGATGCTGTCGGGCGACAGCAATCGCCTCAAGCTCGAGGTCAGCAAGTTTCTCGGCACCGTGCGCGCCGCCTGA
- a CDS encoding DUF6894 family protein: MSLYFFRISTGRYSGAADQPYEFDDRTAAWTEMTEVCANLLGGIARSLKPNAEWCMELLDENKQPVFRISLVGESVR, from the coding sequence ATGTCGCTGTACTTTTTCCGCATCAGCACCGGTCGCTATTCCGGCGCCGCCGACCAACCGTATGAGTTCGACGATCGCACAGCCGCCTGGACCGAGATGACCGAGGTCTGCGCCAACCTGCTCGGTGGCATCGCGCGCAGCCTGAAGCCGAACGCCGAGTGGTGCATGGAGCTGCTCGACGAAAACAAGCAGCCGGTCTTCCGCATTAGCCTCGTCGGCGAGAGCGTCCGCTGA
- the acuI gene encoding acrylyl-CoA reductase (NADPH) — MATFKAIRIDKADKGTTAALTQFDEAELMDGDVTVRVEWSTLNYKDGLALTGKAPVVRRFPMIAGIDFAGTVEQSSHPQWKAGDKVVCTGWGMGETHLGAYAEKARVKGDWLVALPQGLSARDAMAIGTAGFTAMLSVLALEKHGLSPKSGPVVVTGAAGGVGSVAIAVLSKLGYHVIASTGRASEADYLKHLGAAEIIDRNELSTPAKPIAKERWAGGVDSVGSTTLANLLSMTKYGGAIAACGLAAGLDLPSSVAPFILRGVCLLGIDSVMCPIEPRKAAWQRLASDLDRTKLTEITQEIPIDEVPQWGAKILAGQVRGRIVVKIV; from the coding sequence GTGGCCACATTCAAGGCGATCCGGATCGACAAGGCGGACAAGGGCACCACCGCCGCACTGACGCAGTTCGACGAAGCCGAGCTGATGGACGGCGACGTCACCGTCCGCGTCGAATGGTCGACGCTGAACTACAAGGACGGCCTTGCGCTCACCGGCAAGGCGCCGGTGGTGCGCCGCTTCCCGATGATCGCCGGCATCGACTTCGCCGGCACCGTCGAGCAATCCTCGCATCCGCAATGGAAGGCTGGCGACAAGGTCGTCTGCACCGGTTGGGGCATGGGCGAGACCCATCTCGGCGCCTATGCCGAGAAGGCGCGGGTGAAGGGCGACTGGCTGGTGGCCTTGCCGCAAGGCCTGTCGGCGCGCGATGCCATGGCGATCGGCACCGCCGGCTTCACCGCGATGCTCTCGGTGCTGGCACTGGAGAAGCACGGTCTCTCGCCGAAGAGCGGTCCCGTGGTGGTGACGGGTGCCGCCGGCGGCGTCGGCTCGGTCGCGATCGCCGTGCTTTCGAAGCTCGGTTACCACGTCATCGCCTCGACCGGCCGCGCCTCGGAGGCCGACTATCTGAAGCATCTGGGAGCGGCCGAAATCATCGACCGCAACGAATTGTCGACACCGGCCAAGCCGATTGCAAAGGAGCGCTGGGCGGGCGGCGTCGATAGCGTCGGCTCGACCACACTGGCGAATCTGCTGTCGATGACGAAATACGGCGGGGCAATTGCGGCCTGCGGCCTGGCCGCCGGCTTGGACCTGCCGTCGTCTGTCGCACCCTTCATTTTGCGCGGGGTGTGCCTTCTCGGCATCGATTCCGTGATGTGCCCGATCGAACCGCGGAAGGCCGCCTGGCAGCGCTTGGCGTCCGATCTGGATCGGACAAAACTAACTGAAATCACTCAGGAAATCCCGATCGACGAAGTTCCGCAATGGGGCGCGAAAATCCTGGCCGGCCAGGTCCGCGGCCGCATCGTGGTAAAAATTGTCTAA
- a CDS encoding MFS transporter has protein sequence MSTSAGELAPASRSSNWRTPAVIILCGCAIGMLGFGPRSALGFFVQPMSHEFSWGRDVFGLAIAVQNLLWGLGQPFAGAVADRFGLFRVMCVGALLYAGGLLLMRYSSTPLSLNLGAGVMVGFGLAGCSFNLVLSAFTKLLPAEKRGLALGAGTAAGSFGQFLFAPIGVALIDNFGWQQALSVFGFLMLLIIPLSLALSTPPVAHAATATPADDQTFTKALAEAFGHRSYVLLVLGFFTCGFQLAFITVHLPAFLVDRGITAQTGGWVIAAIGLFNIVGSLSVGYLQNSLPKRYILSTIYFTRALATLAFISFPITPFSAIAFGAVSGLTWLSTVPPTSALVALMFGTRWFATLYGFAFVSHQVGGFLGVWLGGIVFERFGSYTSIWWLSILFGVLSALINLPIVEKPVARAVAQPA, from the coding sequence ATGTCGACATCAGCGGGCGAACTTGCTCCGGCCTCACGTTCCTCCAACTGGCGCACTCCGGCGGTCATCATTCTCTGCGGTTGTGCGATCGGCATGCTCGGCTTCGGTCCGCGCTCGGCGCTCGGCTTCTTCGTGCAGCCGATGAGTCACGAATTCTCCTGGGGCCGCGACGTGTTCGGTCTCGCGATTGCCGTGCAGAACCTGTTGTGGGGCTTGGGCCAGCCATTTGCCGGTGCGGTCGCCGATCGCTTCGGCCTGTTCCGGGTGATGTGCGTCGGCGCTCTGCTCTATGCCGGCGGCCTGCTGTTGATGCGCTACTCTTCGACGCCGTTGTCGCTCAACCTCGGTGCGGGCGTCATGGTCGGTTTTGGCCTTGCCGGCTGCTCGTTCAATCTGGTGCTGTCGGCGTTCACCAAGCTCCTGCCGGCCGAGAAGCGCGGCCTTGCGCTTGGTGCCGGCACGGCGGCGGGATCATTCGGGCAGTTCCTGTTCGCGCCGATCGGCGTCGCCTTGATCGACAATTTCGGCTGGCAGCAGGCGCTTTCCGTGTTCGGCTTCCTGATGTTGCTGATCATCCCGCTGTCGCTGGCGCTCTCGACGCCGCCGGTCGCACATGCGGCGACCGCGACGCCGGCGGATGATCAGACCTTCACCAAGGCGCTTGCCGAAGCCTTCGGCCACCGCTCTTATGTGCTGCTGGTGCTCGGCTTCTTCACCTGCGGATTCCAGCTCGCCTTCATCACCGTGCATCTGCCGGCCTTCCTGGTCGATCGCGGCATCACCGCGCAAACCGGCGGCTGGGTGATCGCGGCGATCGGCCTGTTCAACATCGTGGGCTCGCTAAGCGTCGGCTATCTCCAAAACTCGCTGCCGAAGCGCTACATCCTCTCGACCATCTACTTCACGCGTGCGCTGGCGACCCTCGCCTTTATCTCGTTCCCGATCACGCCGTTCTCGGCGATCGCATTCGGTGCGGTCTCCGGCCTGACCTGGCTGTCGACGGTGCCGCCGACCTCGGCGCTGGTGGCGCTGATGTTCGGCACCCGCTGGTTCGCAACGCTCTACGGCTTTGCCTTCGTCAGCCATCAGGTCGGCGGCTTCCTCGGCGTCTGGTTAGGGGGCATCGTCTTCGAGCGCTTCGGTTCCTACACGTCGATCTGGTGGCTCTCGATCCTGTTCGGTGTGCTCTCGGCGCTCATCAATCTTCCGATCGTCGAGAAACCCGTCGCACGGGCAGTTGCGCAGCCGGCCTGA
- the nadA gene encoding quinolinate synthase NadA has translation MPIAGIYGPDDFANRPQGQVTASPRAAPARTGPALPTPSLAWTPEVARATAPLYERVKHVIPPIEWPLMAPTIQAINELKRARGAVILAHNYQSPEIFHCVADIGGDSLQLAVEATKVKAGIIVQCGVHFMAETSKLLNPDKTVLIPDMRAGCSLAASITGADVRLLRERFPGVPVVAYVNTSAEVKAEVDICCTSSNAVQVVESLGARSVIFLPDRYLATYVASKTDMKIIAWKGACEVHERFTGKELRDFREADPSVQIIAHPECPPDVLAEADFTGSTAHMINWVREKRPRRLVMITECSMADNVRAELPDVEMLRPCNLCPHMKRITLANILESLLTLRDEVTIDPALAVRARRSVERMINLKN, from the coding sequence ATGCCGATCGCTGGAATTTACGGCCCCGACGACTTTGCCAACCGGCCCCAGGGCCAAGTCACCGCCTCCCCCCGTGCCGCGCCGGCACGAACGGGACCCGCGCTGCCGACGCCCTCGCTGGCATGGACGCCGGAGGTCGCGCGCGCCACCGCGCCGCTCTATGAGCGTGTGAAGCATGTGATCCCGCCGATCGAGTGGCCGCTGATGGCGCCGACGATCCAGGCGATCAACGAGCTGAAGCGCGCGCGGGGCGCGGTGATCCTCGCGCACAACTATCAGTCCCCGGAGATATTCCACTGCGTCGCCGATATCGGCGGCGATTCACTTCAGCTCGCCGTCGAAGCAACCAAGGTGAAGGCCGGCATCATCGTCCAGTGCGGCGTGCACTTCATGGCGGAGACGTCAAAGCTGCTCAACCCGGACAAGACGGTGCTGATCCCCGACATGCGCGCCGGCTGCTCGCTAGCCGCCAGCATCACCGGCGCCGACGTCCGCCTGCTCCGCGAAAGATTTCCCGGCGTGCCCGTGGTCGCCTACGTCAACACCTCGGCGGAGGTGAAGGCCGAGGTCGACATCTGCTGCACCTCGTCGAACGCGGTGCAGGTGGTCGAGAGCCTGGGCGCTCGAAGCGTGATCTTCCTGCCCGATCGCTATCTCGCAACTTACGTGGCTTCGAAGACCGACATGAAGATCATCGCCTGGAAGGGCGCCTGCGAAGTGCACGAACGCTTCACCGGCAAAGAACTGCGCGACTTTCGCGAGGCCGATCCCTCGGTGCAGATCATCGCGCATCCGGAGTGCCCGCCGGACGTGCTGGCGGAAGCCGACTTCACCGGCTCGACCGCGCACATGATCAACTGGGTGCGCGAAAAGCGGCCGCGACGGCTGGTGATGATCACGGAGTGCTCGATGGCCGACAATGTCCGCGCCGAGCTGCCCGACGTGGAGATGCTGCGTCCCTGCAATCTCTGCCCGCACATGAAGCGCATCACGCTCGCGAACATCTTGGAGAGCCTGCTGACGCTCCGCGATGAGGTGACGATCGATCCCGCGCTTGCCGTGCGTGCGCGGCGTTCGGTCGAGCGGATGATCAATCTGAAGAATTGA
- a CDS encoding L-aspartate oxidase — MTNNIHNLTRSTDDVVIVGGGLAGLFCALRLAPRPVTLISAAPLGQGASSAWAQGGIAAAVAEGDTPEAHAADTVAVGGGLVDEAVAIGIAREAAPRIHDLLAYGVPFDRDLEGKLAVGREAAHSARRIVHVRGDGAGAAIIAALSEAVRRTPSIRVIEGVVAEALLTEGGAVAGLQLREAVNTSARPFLLASRAVVLATGGIGHLYAVTTNPLEASGSGLAIAARAGAVIADPEFVQFHPTAIRVGRDPAPLATEALRGEGAILVNSDGERFMAARHPLAELAPRDIVARGVFAEIAAGCGAFLDASQALGARFADRFPTVHASCIAAGIDPATQIIPIAPAAHYHMGGIAVDERGRSSIDGLWAGGEVSSTGAHGANRLASNSLLEAVVYAARIADDIAGRALPSPARLPDAPVAPRGGTPDAAVVQRLRAMMSAHVGVVREGDGLTEAVNHFAALEREATSITLRNMATSALLVATSAWSRRESRGAHFRSDHADEIPALAQRTMTTLAAARDIAECLSPLPRAARPMIA, encoded by the coding sequence ATGACCAACAACATCCACAACCTCACCCGCAGCACCGACGACGTCGTCATCGTCGGCGGCGGCCTTGCCGGACTGTTCTGTGCGCTGAGACTCGCGCCGCGGCCGGTGACCTTGATCTCGGCCGCGCCGCTCGGACAGGGTGCATCATCGGCATGGGCGCAAGGCGGCATCGCCGCGGCAGTGGCCGAAGGCGACACGCCGGAAGCGCACGCCGCCGATACCGTCGCGGTCGGTGGCGGCCTTGTCGACGAGGCGGTCGCAATTGGGATCGCGCGCGAGGCCGCGCCGCGCATTCATGATCTTCTGGCCTATGGCGTTCCTTTCGATCGCGATCTCGAAGGCAAACTCGCCGTGGGACGCGAAGCTGCGCATTCCGCCCGGCGCATCGTGCATGTGCGGGGCGACGGGGCTGGAGCGGCGATCATCGCGGCCTTGAGCGAAGCTGTGCGCCGCACGCCGTCGATACGAGTCATCGAAGGTGTCGTCGCCGAAGCCCTCTTGACCGAGGGCGGTGCCGTCGCCGGCCTTCAATTGCGCGAGGCCGTCAACACGTCGGCGAGGCCGTTCCTGCTCGCCTCGCGCGCGGTGGTGCTTGCCACCGGGGGCATCGGGCATCTCTATGCCGTTACCACCAATCCACTCGAGGCCAGCGGATCCGGCCTCGCCATCGCGGCGCGCGCCGGGGCCGTGATCGCCGACCCCGAATTCGTGCAGTTCCATCCCACCGCCATCAGGGTCGGACGCGATCCGGCGCCGCTCGCCACCGAGGCGCTGCGCGGCGAAGGCGCGATACTGGTCAACAGCGATGGCGAGCGCTTCATGGCGGCGCGCCACCCGCTCGCCGAGCTCGCGCCGCGCGACATCGTGGCCCGCGGGGTGTTCGCCGAGATCGCGGCCGGGTGCGGCGCCTTTCTCGATGCGAGCCAGGCGCTGGGCGCGCGCTTCGCCGACAGATTTCCGACCGTGCATGCGAGCTGCATCGCCGCCGGCATCGACCCGGCGACGCAAATCATCCCGATCGCGCCCGCCGCGCATTATCATATGGGTGGCATCGCGGTGGACGAACGCGGCCGCAGCTCGATCGACGGGCTCTGGGCCGGCGGCGAAGTGTCATCAACCGGCGCACACGGCGCCAATCGGCTCGCCTCGAATTCGCTGCTCGAGGCCGTGGTCTACGCCGCACGAATTGCCGACGACATCGCCGGCCGTGCGCTCCCCTCGCCTGCCCGCCTTCCCGACGCACCGGTCGCACCGCGCGGCGGCACGCCGGATGCCGCAGTCGTGCAGCGGCTGCGGGCGATGATGAGCGCGCATGTCGGCGTGGTCCGCGAGGGCGACGGGCTCACCGAGGCCGTGAACCACTTCGCCGCGCTCGAACGCGAGGCAACGAGCATCACGCTCCGCAACATGGCGACGTCGGCCCTGCTCGTCGCGACCTCGGCCTGGAGCCGACGCGAAAGCCGCGGCGCGCATTTCCGCTCCGACCATGCGGACGAAATCCCTGCGCTGGCGCAGAGAACGATGACCACGCTCGCCGCGGCGCGCGATATCGCAGAATGCCTGAGCCCGTTGCCGCGCGCGGCCCGCCCCATGATCGCCTGA
- the nadC gene encoding carboxylating nicotinate-nucleotide diphosphorylase: protein MINPTSLLNPDAFLSPLVIDEAVQRALDEDLGRAGDITSFATMPEATKAQAVLVARQSGVIAGLPLALATLRKLSPDIEVRAQMRDAARVARGQQLLTITGPARAVLTAERTALNFVGRLSGVATLTADYVARTESTRMRICCTRKTTPGLRALEKYAVRCGGGFNHRFGLDDAILIKDNHIAVAGGVGAVLERARAHAGHLVKIEIEVDTLSQLREVLATGMADAVLLDNMDLATLREAVRMNEGRLKLEASGGVTLESIAAIAATGVDYASAGALTHSAPNFDCALDIET, encoded by the coding sequence ATGATCAACCCGACCTCATTGCTCAACCCCGACGCCTTCCTTTCCCCGCTCGTCATCGACGAAGCCGTGCAGCGCGCGCTCGACGAGGATCTCGGCCGCGCCGGCGACATCACTTCGTTCGCGACGATGCCGGAAGCGACCAAGGCGCAAGCCGTGCTGGTCGCGCGCCAGTCCGGCGTGATCGCCGGCTTGCCGCTGGCGTTGGCGACATTGCGAAAGCTCTCGCCCGACATCGAGGTGCGCGCGCAGATGCGTGACGCCGCACGCGTTGCCCGCGGACAGCAATTGCTGACGATCACGGGCCCCGCGCGCGCCGTTCTCACCGCGGAGCGAACCGCGCTGAACTTCGTCGGCCGCCTGTCGGGCGTAGCCACGCTCACGGCGGATTATGTTGCGCGCACCGAAAGCACGAGAATGCGCATCTGCTGCACGCGCAAGACCACGCCGGGCTTGCGGGCGCTGGAGAAATACGCGGTGCGGTGCGGCGGCGGCTTCAATCACCGCTTCGGCCTCGACGATGCGATCCTGATCAAGGACAACCACATCGCGGTCGCCGGCGGCGTCGGTGCGGTGCTGGAGCGCGCCCGCGCCCATGCCGGCCACCTCGTCAAGATCGAGATCGAGGTCGACACCTTGTCGCAACTGCGCGAGGTGCTGGCGACGGGGATGGCCGACGCCGTGCTGCTCGACAACATGGATCTTGCCACGCTGCGTGAGGCCGTGCGGATGAACGAGGGCCGTCTCAAGCTGGAGGCATCAGGCGGCGTCACGCTGGAGTCGATTGCGGCCATCGCCGCGACCGGCGTCGATTACGCCTCAGCGGGCGCGCTGACGCATTCGGCGCCAAATTTCGACTGCGCGCTGGATATCGAGACGTGA